In one Leishmania major strain Friedlin complete genome, chromosome 13 genomic region, the following are encoded:
- a CDS encoding putative XPA-interacting protein, with product MVDTSSSAPASASPAITTSAAATTPVVILVVGMAGTGKTTLVHRMQHYAHTNGIRSYFINLDPAVTHTPYNVNIDIRDSVRYGEVMKNYRLGPNGAIMTSLNLFATKIHQVVSLLEKKEEMLDWIIVDTPGQIEVFTWSASGQLMADSFGAVFPTVLLFVADTVRCVSSPQTFVSTMLYSSGIMLKQQVPLVVVFNKTDVVSADSVIAWMRDNDALDEAVTNPHRSNRSRRAVSGEPGDGEDADWRGEGTRIGAAALGSQDALLANQGSGYAGTLAQSMSLFLHEFYEDLPYAAVSAASGAGMSELAASIERGKQQALEAKAERSAH from the coding sequence ATGGTCGACACATCTTCGTCTGCCCCAGCCTCAGCCTCACcagccatcaccacctctgccgccgcgacaaCGCCGGTGGTGATCCTTGTGGTGGGCATGGCCGGCACTGGCAAAACCACGCTGGTGCATCGCATGCAGCACTACGCCCACACGAACGGCATCCGCTCGTACTTCATCAATCTCGACCCCGCCGTGACTCACACCCCGTACAACGTGAACATCGACATCCGTGACAGCGTGCGGTATGGGGAGGTCATGAAGAACTACCGGCTGGGCCCGAACGGCGCCATCATGACGTCGCTGAACCTCTTCGCCACAAAGATTCACCAGgtcgtgtcgctgctggagaagaaggaggagaTGCTGGACTGGATCATCGTGGACACACCTGGCCAGATCGAGGTGTTCACGTGGTCCGCCTCAGGGCAGCTCATGGCGGACTCCTTTGGCGCTGTGTTTCCCACGGTGCTTCTCTTTGTCGCCGACACGGTGCGTTGTGTGAGCAGCCCGCAAACCTTCGTGTCCACCATGTTGTACTCGAGCGGCATCATGCTCAAGCAGCAGGTGCCCCTCGTCGTGGTGTTCAACAAAACCGACGTGGTGTCTGCAGACTCGGTGATTGCGTGGATGCGAGACAACGACGCGCTCGACGAGGCCGTGACCAACCCCCACCGCAGCAATCGGAGCAGGCGCGCCGTCTCCGGAGAGCCCGGCGATGGCGAGGATGCCGACTGGCGGGGCGAGGGCACGCGCATCGGGGCGGCCGCGCTCGGCTCCCAGGATGCGTTGCTCGCCAACCAGGGGAGCGGCTACGCGGGGACGCTGGCGCAGTCTATGTCTCTGTTTCTGCATGAGTTCTACGAAGACTTACCATACGCGGCAGTAtcggcggcgtcgggtgcGGGCATGAGCGAGCTCGCAGCCTCCATTGAGCGGGGCAAGCAACAGGCACTGGAGGCAAAGGCAGAGCGGAGTGCGCACTGA